The Methylomonas sp. UP202 DNA window GTTCGGATTCGAGCTCGAATAGCAGCGCCGACGACCTGTTTGCTAAGTTGGATGGCGATGGCGACGGCAAGGTAACCCAATCGGAAATGCAGGCAACCCTGGAAAAATTGGCATCGGAGTTAGACGGCCCGTTTCCGAGGATGCGGATGCAAGGGCAGGGCGACATGCCACCGCCGGGCGGCGAGGACGATTCAGGTTTGACCAAGGATCAATTATCCAGTATGTCGGAGAAATTGAGTGCCACCGACAGCGAAGGTTCGCAAACGCTAAGCGATATCGCCGCCAACTTTGACGCCGCCGACAGCAACGGTGACGGCAAGGTCAGCGCCAGCGAGGCCAAGGCTTACGAAGACGCCAAAAACACGTCGGGGTCGGATACCGCTTCGGCCGATTCGGCCACGACGGCTGCATCCGGCGGCACTTCCAGCCTCGACCAACAATTCATGAAACAAATGATGCAACTGATTCATGCCTATGGCGGCGGAGGCGATAGAGACCGCAATGGCGCCGGGATTTCGACGACCGCTTGAGGCATCCGCCCATGGAGGCGGCAAGCGGCTTGGTCGGTACGCGCCGGTCTTTACGCCGCGTTGCCGCCAATCGCACGGTTGATGGGCACGCAGACTGTTCGGTCGTGCTCCGGACCGAGGCCGGTTTGGTCGGTGGGTCAAGTGTGGGTGCTTGCCGAGCTTGGGGCGCCGAGCGGAAATTCCAGGATGATTTTCAAGCCGCCGCGCGGCCGGTTGACCGCATGGATGCTGCCGCGGTGGGCCGCCACGGCCCGTAATGCAATCGTCAAACCCAGGCCGGTACTGCCTGCCTTGTTGTGATTGCGGCTACGGAAAAATGGCTGAAATATCATTTCCAGTTCGGCTTCCGGCACGCCGGGGCCGTCGTCTTCGACCGAGACAGTGGCGAGCTTGCCGTCCGAGTTGAGTGCGATCGCGACCGCGCCGTCGGTACGACAATGCTGAACCGCGTTGCGGATGACGTTCTCGAAGGCGCGGTGCAGCAACTCGGCGTCGCCGCGCAACAGGATTTCGCCGCCCGCCCGGTAGACTAGGCGGATGCGGCCGGCGGCCTCCAGTTCGGCGTCGGCGACGATGTCGCCCAGCAATTCGTCGAGGTCGACGGTTTCGGTCGGTTTCGACGACACGCCACTTTCCAAGCGCGATAGCATCAATAGCTCGCCGATCAAATCGCTCATGCGCTGCGATTCGCGTTCGATGCGCTCCAATGTGGCCGGCAATTTGGCGGGCATTTGCTGTACTAGACCGATCGCGGCCTGGATGCGGGCCAGCGGCGAGCGCAGCTCATGGGAGACGTCGTGCAACAAGCGCTGTTGAGCGTGGACCAAGTCGCCGATTTGTCCGGCCATGTGATCGAAGTCGCGGCCTAGATCGGATAATTCGTCGTGGCGATGTCCCATGCGATCGGCGATGCGGGTGTCCAGCTGGCCTTGGGCCAGCGCGGCGAACGCCGCGCGCAGGGTGCGGATCGGTTTGGCGAAGTACCAAGCCAACAGGCTGCTGAACAGCAGACCGGCCAGGGTGCCGGCGGCGATAGGCAACACCGGCGGCGGAGGCTCGCGAGACGGCGGTCCGCCGTCGCCGAATTCCGGCGGCGGACCGCCTCGATGTAGTAGACCGTCGCGCGGCGGCGGGCCTGAATCGGCGAAGTCGGGTTTTGGTCCGCGATCGTCGTGATGATCGAAGTCGGGAGGACGCGGCGGCGGATCGTCGAAGAAATGCGGTTCGCCGGCGCGTAGCAACGGTTTCAGGACGTCTGTCAGACCGAATTCGCGCGCCGGAATAAACAGCAGATACTGCCGACCATCCCCGGCGGAAATTTCTCGCAACGCGTCGGGATAAGTGCCTTTGTCGTGCAATTCGCGCGCTTGCTTCAAGACCTCCGGTGACAGCTCGCGATTCAACACGTCGCGGCCGTCGTTATCCACCGCGAAAATTGCCGGAAATCGGGTTTGGCTCAAGGCGCCGAGAAACTCGCGTAACGCGTCGGAGCCGCCGTGAGTCAGAATCCGCGCGGCGACTTCGATCAACGCCGCGCGGCGGACGTCGATCGTTTGGTTGCGCGCTTGATTCTCGGCCGCGTGTTGGGCGTTATGGCGCAACCAGACTACGCTGCCGACACCGAAGCCGGCGGTCAGCAAGGCCAGCCAGAAGGCGAAAAAAAACTTCCAGAACAAACGGTCCATCGGGTCAGGCTTTAATCATTTGATAGCCCTGGCCGCGCACGG harbors:
- a CDS encoding ATP-binding protein encodes the protein MDRLFWKFFFAFWLALLTAGFGVGSVVWLRHNAQHAAENQARNQTIDVRRAALIEVAARILTHGGSDALREFLGALSQTRFPAIFAVDNDGRDVLNRELSPEVLKQARELHDKGTYPDALREISAGDGRQYLLFIPAREFGLTDVLKPLLRAGEPHFFDDPPPRPPDFDHHDDRGPKPDFADSGPPPRDGLLHRGGPPPEFGDGGPPSREPPPPVLPIAAGTLAGLLFSSLLAWYFAKPIRTLRAAFAALAQGQLDTRIADRMGHRHDELSDLGRDFDHMAGQIGDLVHAQQRLLHDVSHELRSPLARIQAAIGLVQQMPAKLPATLERIERESQRMSDLIGELLMLSRLESGVSSKPTETVDLDELLGDIVADAELEAAGRIRLVYRAGGEILLRGDAELLHRAFENVIRNAVQHCRTDGAVAIALNSDGKLATVSVEDDGPGVPEAELEMIFQPFFRSRNHNKAGSTGLGLTIALRAVAAHRGSIHAVNRPRGGLKIILEFPLGAPSSASTHT
- a CDS encoding EF-hand domain-containing protein, which produces MSSISSINGSGAGAMYGGMKALQKPDTAKMAEDLFSKLDTKGQGYIEKSDLQAALSNVSGSDSSSNSSADDLFAKLDGDGDGKVTQSEMQATLEKLASELDGPFPRMRMQGQGDMPPPGGEDDSGLTKDQLSSMSEKLSATDSEGSQTLSDIAANFDAADSNGDGKVSASEAKAYEDAKNTSGSDTASADSATTAASGGTSSLDQQFMKQMMQLIHAYGGGGDRDRNGAGISTTA